A genomic segment from Myxocyprinus asiaticus isolate MX2 ecotype Aquarium Trade chromosome 36, UBuf_Myxa_2, whole genome shotgun sequence encodes:
- the LOC127426804 gene encoding ADP-ribosylation factor-like protein 3 has translation MKTKDFFKISPKKKGHSGLKQHEVTLSGVSGRKNHKMGLLSILRKLKSTPDQEVRILLLGLDNGGKTTLLKQLASEDITHITPTQGFNIKSVQSQGFKLNVWDIGGQRKIRPYWRNYFENTDVLIYVIDSADRKRFEETGQELAELLDEEKLSGVPVLVFANKQDLLTAAPASEIAEGLNLHTIRDRVWQIQSCSALTGEGVQDGMNWVCKSVNAKRK, from the exons ATGAAAACAA aaGATTTTTTCAAAATTTCACCGAAAAAGAAAGGTCATtctggtttaaaacaacatgagg TAACCCTCAGTGGCGTCTCAGGGAGGAAGAATCACAAGATG ggTTTGCTATCAATTTTACGGAAACTGAAAAGCACCCCCGATCAGGAGGTGCGGATCTTGCTTCTCGGGTTGGACAATGGTGGCAAGACCACTTTACTGAAACAGCTAGCATCTGAAGACATCACTCATATTACTCCAACACAG GGTTTCAATATCAAGAGTGTCCAGTCACAGGGATTCAAATTAAATGTGTGGGACATAGGTGGCCAACGAAAGATCAGGCCATACTGGAGGAATTACTTTGAGAATACGGATGTACTG ATTTACGTCATTGATAGTGCAGACCGCAAAAGATTTGAAGAAACAGGACAG GAACTGGCAGAGTTGCTTGATGAAGAAAAGCTCAGTGGTGTTCCAGTCCTGGTCTTTGCTAATAAGCAGGACCTGCTCACTGCGGCCCCAGCATCTGAGATAGCCGAGGGTTTGAATTTACACACTATCAGGGACAGAGTGTGGCAGATTCAGTCCTGTTCTGCCCTCACGGGAGAAGGAGTCCAG